A single Spiroplasma floricola 23-6 DNA region contains:
- a CDS encoding ATP-binding cassette domain-containing protein — translation MEDKNLKQPSSKKEKVAKKAKDTASLEKPRLREFEHIQLPVVTEEGVKGLKQKNKIQKQNTAKYSKQILEGKIVSTTGNKPEIEKNVIELYNVKRWYVTGDMLTPVLRGVDLKLEKGKFIVILGPSGSGKTTLLNTISGLDKTSEGDVFVLGNNLSLLKDSHLTKFRRENVGFIFQQYNLLSNLTAKENAEVGENLSKSKDNKMSIEEIFKTIGMEEQMNKYPHQMSGGQQQRVSIARALAKNPEILFGDEPTGALDEEMGRKVLEILVDVKEKYNTTVIIVTHNPNISEIGDTVIHVRNGLIDEIKHNAKPKRPSDIDWS, via the coding sequence ATGGAAGATAAAAATTTAAAGCAACCTTCATCAAAAAAAGAAAAAGTTGCTAAAAAGGCTAAAGACACTGCAAGTTTAGAAAAGCCTCGTTTAAGAGAATTTGAACATATTCAGTTACCAGTTGTAACTGAAGAAGGTGTTAAAGGATTAAAACAAAAAAATAAAATCCAAAAGCAAAATACTGCAAAGTATTCAAAACAAATTTTAGAGGGTAAAATAGTTTCTACAACAGGCAATAAACCTGAAATAGAAAAAAATGTTATTGAGTTATACAACGTAAAAAGATGATATGTAACTGGAGATATGTTAACTCCTGTGTTGCGTGGTGTGGACTTGAAACTTGAAAAGGGTAAATTTATTGTAATTCTAGGACCATCTGGTTCAGGAAAAACAACTTTATTAAATACAATCTCAGGATTGGATAAAACATCTGAGGGTGATGTTTTTGTTCTAGGTAATAACTTGTCTTTATTAAAAGACTCACATTTAACAAAGTTCCGTAGAGAAAATGTTGGATTTATTTTTCAACAATATAATCTACTTTCAAACTTAACTGCAAAAGAAAATGCAGAAGTTGGAGAAAATCTAAGTAAATCAAAAGATAATAAAATGTCAATTGAAGAGATCTTTAAAACAATTGGTATGGAAGAACAAATGAATAAATATCCACACCAAATGTCAGGAGGGCAACAACAAAGGGTTTCAATTGCTAGAGCACTAGCTAAAAACCCAGAAATTCTATTTGGTGATGAACCAACTGGAGCTCTTGACGAAGAAATGGGTAGAAAAGTACTAGAAATTTTAGTTGATGTTAAAGAAAAATATAACACAACTGTAATTATTGTTACTCACAATCCAAATATTAGTGAAATTGGAGACACCGTAATTCATGTTAGAAATGGTTTAATTGATGAAATTAAACATAATGCTAAACCAAAAAGACCTTCAGATATTGATTGATCTTAA
- a CDS encoding nucleoside deaminase: MELIFNTLLKELKKCSKSQDVPVSALLIDKNNKIVTKCFNSRQKKYNFTNHAEIRVLNKMFKKTKNKNLSDYTLVTTLKPCLMCITVIEQSNITKVLYYLENIKCNYSRLETDLNFKKIGSDDEARTFEKELKDFFSNLRK, encoded by the coding sequence ATGGAATTAATTTTTAATACGCTTTTAAAAGAGCTAAAAAAATGCAGTAAAAGTCAAGATGTACCTGTATCTGCATTATTAATAGATAAAAATAATAAAATAGTAACTAAATGTTTTAATAGTAGACAAAAAAAATACAATTTTACTAACCATGCAGAAATAAGAGTTTTAAATAAAATGTTTAAAAAAACAAAAAATAAAAATTTATCTGATTATACATTGGTAACCACATTAAAACCTTGTTTAATGTGTATTACAGTTATTGAGCAATCTAATATAACAAAAGTACTATATTATCTTGAAAATATAAAATGCAATTATAGTAGATTAGAAACAGATTTAAATTTTAAAAAAATTGGTAGTGATGATGAGGCAAGAACTTTTGAAAAAGAATTAAAAGATTTTTTTTCAAATTTGAGAAAATAA
- the tmk gene encoding dTMP kinase, translated as MIFISLEGIDGSGKTTIAKMIKDNLIQKGYDVLLTREPGGEPLAEEIRRIILDEKNKINPWAETLLYVAARKQHLDSIILPALKEGTIVICDRFMDSTSAYQGYARNIGMADVTELQNIVLGSTKPDLTIFFDITPKESQIRLMNRKRSADRIEQENQKFHEAVYEAYQILISENSDRIKVVDSRKPISEVLQQVDFLIENAINERIKK; from the coding sequence ATGATATTTATTTCATTAGAAGGAATTGACGGTTCTGGTAAAACAACAATTGCAAAAATGATAAAAGATAATTTAATTCAAAAAGGATATGATGTTTTACTAACTAGAGAACCTGGTGGAGAACCATTAGCAGAAGAAATTAGAAGAATTATTCTTGATGAAAAAAATAAAATAAATCCATGAGCAGAAACTTTACTATATGTTGCAGCTAGAAAACAACATTTAGATTCAATAATCTTGCCTGCTCTAAAAGAAGGAACAATTGTTATCTGTGATAGATTTATGGATTCTACTTCAGCTTACCAAGGTTATGCAAGAAATATAGGTATGGCAGATGTTACTGAATTACAAAATATAGTTTTAGGTTCAACAAAACCTGATCTAACAATTTTTTTTGATATAACACCAAAGGAATCTCAAATAAGATTAATGAATAGAAAAAGAAGTGCTGATAGAATTGAACAAGAAAATCAAAAATTTCATGAAGCAGTTTATGAAGCATATCAAATTTTAATATCTGAAAATTCAGATAGAATTAAAGTTGTAGATTCTAGAAAACCAATAAGTGAAGTTTTACAACAAGTAGATTTCTTAATTGAAAATGCAATTAATGAAAGAATAAAAAAATAA
- a CDS encoding toprim domain-containing protein: MEKIIEELKKINGISKKAAEKIVFDLIIDKEKINSLEELLEQIKNTYTECEKCFFFKENNKCGFCDNKNRNANIICVVSTKMDAIKILDSSYNGLIHILNGEINLNKNIGPEKLKLSELFVRINKEIELLLALNLTFEGEVTSNYIATKAKSITEKISRIARGIPLGGVIDYIDQETLNDAILNRKKLES; this comes from the coding sequence ATGGAAAAAATAATAGAGGAATTAAAAAAAATTAATGGAATTAGCAAAAAAGCTGCTGAAAAAATAGTTTTTGATTTAATAATTGATAAAGAAAAAATTAACTCTCTTGAAGAACTACTTGAACAAATTAAAAACACTTATACTGAATGTGAAAAATGTTTCTTTTTTAAAGAAAACAATAAATGTGGTTTCTGTGATAATAAAAATAGAAATGCAAATATTATCTGTGTAGTTTCTACAAAAATGGATGCAATTAAAATTTTGGACAGTAGTTACAATGGATTAATTCATATTTTAAATGGAGAAATAAATTTAAATAAAAATATAGGTCCAGAAAAATTAAAATTGAGTGAATTATTTGTTAGAATTAATAAAGAAATTGAACTATTGTTAGCGTTAAATCTAACCTTTGAAGGAGAAGTTACTTCAAATTATATTGCAACTAAGGCTAAAAGTATAACTGAGAAAATTTCTAGAATAGCAAGAGGTATTCCTTTAGGAGGAGTTATTGATTATATTGATCAAGAAACTCTTAATGATGCTATTCTTAATAGAAAAAAATTAGAGAGTTAA
- the dnaX gene encoding DNA polymerase III subunit gamma/tau, with the protein MENKKSLYREYRPKNFDQVAGHEGIKEILISQINSNSFGHALLFSGQRGTGKTSVAKIFSKIVNCQNLNGYNPCDECLSCNEFNNNSHADIFEIDAASNNGVEEIRNIKANVSLMPNFSKYKVYIIDEVHMLSNSAFNALLKTLEEPPKHVIFVLATTEFSKIPSTIISRCQLFNFKKIDQKSLENKIEEICNKEGKKITKEALDEIYYMSDGSLRDALNYLEQSLIISGDEVSTEIIKKIFYIATKNEKISIIKNVIDGNSKEIIDYFETSNNQGIDFQTMTLSLLDILKEIIEVKLTDDYQFLLNLTQKDFEYFKDKDIKILFELSDNIADSYTKSKNSNISFQYILINILKTISKNKLISVEKQIGELSINQLKNQVNYAEKLQNNENINTTEKINHIEEANHIEEANHIEEANHIEEANHIEEANHIEEANHIEEANHIEEANHIEEANHIEEANHIEEANHIEEFFSSEDESKFLKLQMKLLISESILYKKNINFSNDQIINVLVGANKQIRSYYDEKLSLILSKESINQNSDLIKNFIMFFGSKITAASNDSIILVCEERTISKWINNRLQNEKIRNSVFKYFGKELKIISIDKKRWSEIKIDFMERKQNNKLEPYKEINVNDFYNNLILEIDEKENEYLKRAKELLGSKNIKVVN; encoded by the coding sequence ATGGAAAACAAAAAATCACTTTATAGAGAATATAGACCCAAAAATTTTGATCAAGTAGCAGGACATGAAGGAATAAAAGAAATATTAATATCTCAAATAAACTCAAACTCATTTGGTCATGCTTTATTATTTTCTGGTCAAAGAGGAACAGGGAAAACATCTGTAGCAAAGATTTTTTCTAAGATTGTTAATTGCCAAAATCTAAATGGTTATAATCCTTGTGATGAATGTTTAAGTTGTAATGAGTTTAATAATAATTCACATGCTGATATTTTTGAAATTGATGCGGCTTCAAATAATGGTGTAGAAGAAATTAGAAACATTAAAGCAAATGTATCATTGATGCCTAATTTTTCTAAATATAAAGTTTACATTATAGATGAAGTTCATATGTTATCTAATTCTGCTTTTAATGCTTTGTTAAAAACTTTAGAGGAACCGCCTAAACATGTAATTTTTGTTTTAGCTACAACAGAGTTTTCAAAAATTCCCTCTACAATAATTTCAAGATGTCAATTATTTAATTTTAAAAAAATTGATCAAAAATCTTTAGAAAATAAAATTGAAGAAATTTGTAATAAAGAAGGTAAAAAAATAACAAAAGAAGCTCTTGATGAAATATATTATATGTCTGATGGTTCATTAAGAGATGCATTAAATTACTTAGAACAATCTTTAATAATTTCAGGAGATGAAGTATCCACTGAAATCATAAAAAAAATATTTTATATTGCAACTAAAAATGAAAAAATTAGTATTATTAAAAACGTTATTGATGGAAACTCTAAAGAAATAATTGATTATTTTGAAACATCAAATAATCAAGGAATAGATTTTCAAACTATGACTTTAAGCTTACTTGATATTTTAAAAGAAATAATTGAAGTTAAATTAACAGATGATTATCAGTTTTTATTAAATTTAACTCAAAAGGATTTTGAATATTTTAAAGATAAAGATATAAAAATACTGTTTGAGTTATCAGACAATATTGCTGATTCCTATACAAAGTCAAAAAACTCAAATATAAGTTTTCAATATATTTTAATTAATATATTGAAAACTATATCTAAAAATAAACTTATAAGTGTTGAAAAACAAATTGGTGAACTTTCTATTAATCAATTAAAAAATCAGGTAAATTATGCTGAAAAATTACAAAATAATGAAAATATAAATACAACTGAGAAAATAAATCATATAGAAGAAGCAAATCATATAGAAGAAGCAAATCATATAGAAGAAGCAAATCATATAGAAGAAGCAAATCATATAGAAGAAGCAAATCATATAGAAGAAGCAAATCATATAGAAGAAGCAAATCATATAGAAGAAGCAAATCATATAGAAGAAGCAAATCATATAGAAGAAGCAAATCATATAGAAGAAGCAAATCATATAGAAGAATTTTTTAGTTCTGAAGATGAATCTAAATTTTTAAAACTGCAAATGAAGTTATTAATTTCAGAATCTATTCTTTACAAAAAAAATATTAATTTTTCAAATGATCAAATAATAAATGTTCTTGTTGGTGCAAATAAGCAAATTAGAAGTTATTATGATGAAAAGTTAAGTTTAATTTTAAGTAAAGAGTCTATAAATCAAAATTCAGATTTAATTAAAAATTTTATAATGTTTTTCGGATCAAAAATTACTGCTGCAAGTAATGACTCAATAATTTTAGTTTGTGAAGAAAGAACTATTTCAAAATGAATAAATAATAGATTGCAAAATGAAAAAATTCGAAACTCAGTTTTTAAATATTTTGGAAAAGAGCTAAAAATTATCTCAATAGATAAAAAAAGATGATCAGAAATTAAAATTGATTTTATGGAAAGAAAACAAAATAATAAACTTGAGCCTTATAAAGAAATAAATGTGAACGACTTTTATAATAATTTAATTTTAGAGATTGATGAAAAAGAAAATGAATATTTGAAAAGAGCTAAAGAACTTTTGGGCTCTAAAAATATTAAGGTTGTGAATTAA
- the serS gene encoding serine--tRNA ligase has protein sequence MLDINKIENDFEKICLDLSKRNKNFKKEMDEILKLNQLRKKITFEVEELKSQKNKISKDIGVFIKDNNQKEVEKLKNTISEISIKIEKLDANLKEVKDDLNLKLSYIPNIPNENIPLGKDDEENVEIKKWSSKELKVGGEAHWEIASKLGLVDFELGSKLSGSRFVVYTDKGAKMIRALTDVLITRHTQNGYKEMWLPLIVNKENMYGTGQLPKFEEDAYKIEEQYLIPTSEVPLTNTVRDKILDKKDLPLYLTSFTQCFRKEAGSAGRDTKGMIRLHQFNKVEMVKITDSNSSYEELEKMLLDAENCLQLFNLPYRVVELCGGDIGFSSAKTYDLEVWFPNQNKYREISSCSNCLDFQARRIMARYKTDEGKNEYVHTLNGSGLAVDRLFAAIIENYYDGEKLIIPDILRPYFNNLEFIK, from the coding sequence ATGTTAGACATAAATAAAATAGAAAATGATTTTGAAAAAATATGTTTAGATCTATCTAAAAGAAATAAAAATTTTAAAAAAGAAATGGATGAAATTTTAAAATTAAATCAACTTAGAAAAAAAATAACTTTTGAAGTTGAGGAATTAAAATCTCAAAAAAATAAAATCTCAAAAGATATTGGAGTTTTTATAAAGGACAATAATCAAAAAGAAGTAGAAAAATTAAAAAATACTATTTCAGAAATTAGCATTAAGATTGAAAAATTAGATGCAAATTTAAAAGAAGTCAAAGATGATTTAAATTTAAAATTAAGTTATATTCCAAATATTCCAAATGAAAACATTCCATTAGGAAAAGATGATGAAGAAAATGTTGAAATTAAAAAATGAAGTTCAAAAGAATTAAAAGTTGGGGGAGAAGCTCATTGGGAAATAGCTTCAAAACTGGGCTTAGTAGATTTTGAATTAGGTTCAAAGTTATCTGGATCAAGATTTGTTGTTTATACAGATAAGGGAGCAAAAATGATTAGAGCTCTTACAGATGTATTAATTACAAGACACACACAAAATGGATATAAAGAAATGTGACTTCCATTAATTGTTAATAAAGAGAATATGTATGGAACAGGACAACTTCCAAAATTTGAAGAAGATGCGTATAAAATAGAAGAACAATATTTAATACCAACATCAGAAGTTCCTTTAACAAATACTGTAAGAGATAAAATTTTGGATAAAAAAGATCTACCACTTTACTTAACTTCTTTTACACAATGTTTTAGAAAAGAAGCAGGTAGTGCAGGAAGAGATACAAAAGGAATGATAAGACTACACCAATTCAACAAAGTTGAAATGGTTAAAATAACAGATAGTAACTCTTCATATGAAGAATTAGAAAAAATGCTATTAGATGCAGAAAACTGTTTACAATTATTCAATTTACCATATAGAGTTGTTGAATTGTGTGGTGGAGATATAGGCTTTTCATCTGCAAAAACTTATGATTTAGAAGTTTGATTCCCTAATCAAAATAAGTATAGAGAAATATCATCATGTTCAAATTGTTTAGATTTTCAAGCAAGAAGAATTATGGCAAGATATAAAACTGATGAAGGAAAAAATGAATATGTTCATACATTAAATGGTTCTGGATTAGCAGTAGATAGATTATTTGCAGCTATTATAGAAAACTATTATGATGGAGAAAAGCTAATTATTCCAGATATTTTAAGACCGTATTTTAATAATTTGGAGTTTATTAAATAA
- a CDS encoding tRNA1(Val) (adenine(37)-N6)-methyltransferase, translated as MNVENSVLNYKDLKIIQNNEMFNFCIDSVLLARFWKPSKKFQSIIDFGTNNAIIPLLLSKYTKAKIVGVEIQNEACEIAIKNIELNKLSDQIQIINDDIKNFAKNKNNEFDLLFCNPPFFKVAKNSNLNKRSELLTPARHEVFIKLEEIIESAKIALKNGGRLLMIHLSERLDEIIYILKKNNFAIKRMQFVYSKKNQDAKRVLIEAINDGNDGMKILTPLYIHNSDGSYKKDILEKFGD; from the coding sequence ATGAATGTAGAGAATAGTGTTTTAAATTATAAAGATCTGAAAATAATTCAAAATAATGAAATGTTTAATTTTTGTATTGATTCAGTTCTTCTTGCTAGATTTTGAAAACCTTCAAAAAAGTTTCAAAGTATTATTGATTTTGGAACTAATAATGCAATTATACCTTTGCTTTTATCTAAATATACAAAAGCAAAAATTGTGGGAGTAGAGATTCAAAATGAAGCTTGTGAAATAGCTATAAAAAATATTGAGTTAAATAAACTTTCAGATCAAATTCAAATTATTAATGACGATATTAAAAATTTTGCTAAAAATAAGAATAATGAATTTGATTTATTATTTTGTAATCCACCTTTTTTTAAGGTTGCAAAAAACTCTAATTTAAATAAAAGAAGTGAACTATTAACTCCTGCAAGACATGAAGTTTTTATAAAATTAGAAGAAATAATAGAAAGTGCAAAAATTGCACTTAAAAATGGTGGGCGACTGTTAATGATTCACTTAAGCGAAAGACTTGATGAAATAATATATATACTTAAAAAAAATAATTTTGCTATTAAAAGAATGCAGTTTGTATATTCAAAGAAAAATCAAGATGCTAAAAGAGTTTTAATTGAAGCTATAAATGATGGAAATGATGGTATGAAAATTTTAACTCCACTTTATATTCATAATAGTGATGGAAGTTACAAAAAAGATATTTTGGAAAAGTTCGGTGATTAA
- a CDS encoding Hsp33 family molecular chaperone HslO, translating to MDMQIRALSEKNNVKISIVDITEGFNEIVKLQQTNPLASVALGRTIINNSLLSLSLKDGEKMTSNINGMGLGGTIIAEFQDKNFRGYIQIPNFEVEKIEKDNGSPLSQVIGTQGFLQVSRDNGEKQPYVSRVELVSGEVNLDFMYYLQKSDQIHSLISSTVKVADDGTIEKACGIIIQMLPGFVDENIDFIEEKVGSLDHLVKTLVGTTNYEALIKDICDDAQILNVGELKFQCTCNIEKVMDSIKMLGEEEIKKIIEEGEMVEVVCDFCKKQYNVKSEEISK from the coding sequence ATGGACATGCAAATTAGAGCTTTAAGTGAAAAAAATAATGTGAAGATTTCAATAGTTGATATTACAGAAGGATTTAATGAAATAGTTAAACTTCAACAAACTAATCCTTTAGCATCTGTTGCTTTAGGAAGAACTATAATTAATAATTCTTTATTAAGTTTATCTTTAAAAGATGGAGAAAAAATGACATCAAATATAAATGGAATGGGATTAGGGGGTACAATTATTGCTGAATTTCAAGATAAAAATTTCAGAGGTTATATTCAAATACCCAATTTTGAAGTTGAGAAAATAGAAAAAGACAATGGTAGTCCCTTATCACAAGTTATAGGAACACAAGGTTTTTTGCAAGTCTCAAGAGATAATGGTGAAAAACAACCATATGTTTCAAGAGTAGAATTAGTTTCTGGAGAAGTAAATTTGGATTTTATGTATTATTTACAAAAAAGTGATCAAATACATTCATTAATAAGTTCAACAGTAAAAGTTGCAGATGATGGAACAATTGAAAAAGCATGTGGAATAATAATTCAAATGTTACCAGGATTTGTTGATGAGAATATTGACTTTATAGAAGAAAAAGTAGGTTCTCTTGATCACTTAGTAAAAACTTTAGTGGGTACAACAAATTATGAAGCTTTAATAAAAGATATTTGTGATGATGCGCAAATTTTAAATGTTGGAGAATTAAAATTCCAATGTACTTGTAATATTGAAAAAGTAATGGATTCTATAAAAATGTTAGGAGAAGAAGAAATTAAAAAAATTATTGAAGAAGGTGAAATGGTAGAAGTAGTTTGTGACTTTTGTAAAAAACAATATAATGTAAAATCCGAAGAAATTAGTAAATAA
- the ftsH gene encoding ATP-dependent zinc metalloprotease FtsH gives MKKKKSAWLWLLFIAMIIVIGIVIWQFIAATSDRLSYSDFQDLINNNRIEASKTSEKIYNSLHVISGVYTNSQGNSRKFIITLNSTQYNDLWNSSEAFKVLAQSITTLEQVNSPYMTLLFNLLPVAILMGFFIWTFSSMSKGGMGGGMFGPGKSTRPREIKSDVKFTDVAGINEEKTELVELVDYLKNPNKYAQMGARVPKGVLMEGPPGTGKTLLAKAVAGEAGVAFFSMAGSEFEEMFVGLGASRVRDLFSDAKKAAPCIIFIDEIDAVGRKRSGGMGSSTNEQTLNQLLVEMDGFGSNSGVIVMAATNRVDVLDSALLRPGRFDRTIQISLPDIREREDILKLHARNKSVSPEINWKRIAERTPGFSGAQLENVLNEAAILVVRDKRKMITINDIDEAIDRVVGGPAKKSRAMTLQDKQIVSYHEAGHALMGLKLDSASKVQKVTIIPRGNAGGYTIMTPKDESNFSSKEDLFASIAGYLGGRAAEEIMFGKNKVTTGAHDDLDKATNIARRMVTQFGMSSLGLTKYLTMQEESYGQTKGVYSDEVAYKIDTEINIILEQCYETAIEVINKHKDVLELIAESLRVLETLTAEQIDYIDKHNQLPKEVIEEKNRKAIETKKKESGEILEFEPDEEVK, from the coding sequence ATGAAAAAGAAAAAATCTGCATGATTATGACTTTTATTTATAGCGATGATAATAGTAATAGGAATTGTAATATGACAATTTATTGCTGCAACATCAGATAGACTAAGTTATAGTGATTTTCAGGATTTGATTAATAATAATAGAATAGAAGCTTCAAAAACGAGTGAAAAAATTTATAACTCTTTACATGTTATTTCAGGAGTATATACAAATTCTCAAGGAAATTCACGTAAATTTATAATTACTTTAAATAGTACACAATACAATGATTTATGAAATTCTTCAGAAGCTTTCAAAGTATTGGCACAATCTATTACTACACTAGAACAAGTAAATTCACCATATATGACACTTTTATTTAATTTATTACCAGTGGCAATATTAATGGGATTCTTTATTTGAACATTCTCTTCTATGTCTAAAGGTGGAATGGGCGGAGGAATGTTTGGCCCAGGTAAATCTACAAGACCTAGAGAAATTAAATCAGATGTTAAATTTACAGATGTTGCGGGAATAAATGAAGAAAAAACTGAATTAGTTGAATTAGTGGATTATTTAAAAAATCCAAATAAATATGCACAAATGGGTGCAAGAGTTCCTAAAGGAGTTCTAATGGAAGGTCCACCAGGAACAGGAAAAACTTTACTTGCTAAAGCTGTCGCTGGAGAAGCTGGAGTTGCATTTTTCTCAATGGCAGGTTCAGAATTTGAAGAAATGTTTGTTGGGTTAGGTGCAAGTAGAGTTAGAGATCTATTTAGTGACGCAAAAAAAGCAGCACCTTGTATTATTTTTATTGATGAAATTGATGCTGTTGGTAGAAAACGTAGTGGTGGAATGGGTTCATCAACAAATGAACAAACTTTAAACCAATTACTTGTTGAAATGGATGGGTTTGGATCAAACTCTGGTGTTATAGTTATGGCTGCAACAAACAGAGTAGATGTGCTTGATAGTGCATTATTAAGACCTGGAAGATTTGACAGAACTATCCAAATATCATTGCCAGATATTCGTGAAAGAGAAGATATATTAAAACTTCATGCAAGAAATAAATCAGTTTCACCTGAAATCAATTGAAAACGTATTGCTGAAAGAACTCCTGGTTTCTCTGGAGCTCAATTAGAAAACGTTCTTAACGAAGCTGCTATTCTTGTTGTTAGAGATAAAAGAAAAATGATTACAATAAATGATATTGATGAAGCAATCGATAGAGTTGTTGGTGGTCCTGCTAAAAAATCTAGGGCTATGACTTTACAAGATAAACAAATTGTTTCATATCACGAAGCTGGACATGCATTAATGGGATTAAAATTAGATTCTGCATCAAAAGTTCAAAAAGTAACAATTATACCTAGAGGTAATGCTGGAGGTTATACAATAATGACTCCAAAAGATGAATCAAATTTCTCATCTAAAGAAGATTTATTTGCATCAATAGCTGGTTATCTTGGAGGTAGAGCGGCTGAAGAAATTATGTTTGGTAAAAACAAAGTTACAACAGGAGCACATGATGATTTAGATAAAGCTACAAATATTGCTAGAAGAATGGTTACACAATTTGGTATGTCTTCATTAGGACTTACAAAATATTTGACTATGCAAGAAGAATCATATGGACAAACAAAAGGTGTATATTCAGATGAGGTTGCTTATAAAATTGATACTGAGATAAACATTATTTTAGAACAATGTTATGAAACTGCAATTGAAGTTATTAATAAACATAAAGATGTTTTGGAATTAATTGCAGAATCATTGAGAGTATTAGAAACACTTACAGCTGAGCAAATTGACTATATTGATAAACATAATCAATTACCAAAAGAAGTTATTGAAGAAAAAAATAGAAAAGCAATTGAAACTAAGAAAAAAGAATCAGGAGAAATATTAGAATTTGAACCTGATGAAGAAGTAAAATAA
- the tilS gene encoding tRNA lysidine(34) synthetase TilS has translation MIKLLEQNKKYILGLSGGPDSVFLFYYLLDRGIKNFIACHVNYNFRTDSNKDLALVKKMCEKNNIKLIFKNINQNYSELNQNFESWARKIRYDFFCKELEKNGAQAILIAHNLNDHIETYLMQTQNNKKVSFYGIRAESIYENKKIIRPIISYKKSFILKYLKSQNISYIIDSTNSDIKYERNKIRKNLSEKSFDNFIKEIDLKNEKIKEYNIKIDLLLNSKELDLLNLNNNEEWNEYLIFRFLEYNGLNVEIYCSKKSFIKEIIKQLKSNKSFIEISKGNFILMKDYNKFKIINKKEINIFELSDFEDENFKKFLIDNNINENSNIIITNNWKKYQSKLYVNDKLLSKIYKNKKVNYFERYKNVLIFNKTSKIVLNKIDI, from the coding sequence GTGATTAAATTGTTAGAACAAAATAAAAAATATATTTTGGGACTATCGGGAGGACCAGATAGTGTTTTTCTTTTTTATTATCTTCTTGATAGAGGAATAAAAAACTTTATTGCTTGTCATGTTAATTATAATTTTAGAACTGACTCTAATAAAGACTTAGCTCTTGTAAAAAAAATGTGTGAAAAAAATAATATTAAATTAATATTCAAAAATATTAATCAAAATTATTCTGAATTAAATCAGAATTTTGAATCTTGAGCTAGAAAAATAAGATATGATTTTTTTTGCAAGGAATTAGAAAAAAATGGTGCACAAGCAATTTTAATTGCTCACAATTTGAATGATCATATAGAAACATATTTAATGCAAACTCAAAATAATAAAAAGGTTTCTTTTTATGGTATTAGAGCTGAATCCATTTATGAAAATAAAAAAATTATAAGGCCAATTATTTCATATAAAAAGTCTTTTATCTTGAAATATCTCAAAAGTCAAAATATTTCTTACATAATTGATAGCACTAATTCGGATATAAAATATGAAAGAAATAAAATTAGAAAGAATTTAAGTGAAAAGAGTTTTGATAATTTTATAAAAGAGATTGATTTAAAAAACGAGAAGATTAAAGAATATAACATTAAAATTGACTTACTGCTAAATTCTAAAGAGTTAGATCTATTAAATTTAAATAATAATGAAGAGTGAAACGAGTATTTAATTTTTAGGTTTCTAGAATATAATGGATTAAATGTAGAAATATATTGTTCTAAAAAATCCTTTATTAAAGAAATTATAAAACAATTAAAGTCTAATAAAAGTTTTATAGAAATCTCAAAAGGAAATTTTATTTTAATGAAGGATTATAATAAATTTAAAATAATAAATAAAAAAGAAATAAATATCTTTGAACTTAGTGATTTTGAAGATGAAAACTTTAAAAAATTTCTAATTGATAATAATATTAATGAAAATTCAAATATAATTATTACAAATAATTGAAAGAAATATCAATCTAAACTCTATGTAAATGATAAACTGCTTTCAAAGATTTATAAAAATAAAAAAGTAAATTATTTTGAAAGATACAAAAATGTTTTAATTTTTAATAAAACAAGCAAAATAGTTTTAAATAAAATAGACATATAA